The nucleotide window tgtggtttgatGACGGAGCATGTGGCTGACGCTCAGCGGAGGTAGTGTAGCGGGTTTACAGCTCATCTGCAGGGGTAGACAGCTGCTGTCAGCCCAGGGGTTTAATGGAGACTGCAGTTCCTCCTCTGAGTGCGTGTTGACCTGCAGTGTTCCTGCAGCACCATCTTCACCTTCCCCACCGACTGTGGCAGGGACGAAGGACACTGCTTTGGCGACATTCTGGGGCAAAATGAATTGGTTTTAGATACATGGCTCAAAATCTGATTCACGGTTTGTCAAGAagccaaaaatgaaaaaatgaaaaaatgaagaagTAAAAAGGAGCATGAAGAATTACTTTCGATCAAAACAGTTTGTGGCAACGACTGCTGATGCAGGAGGAGCTTTAGATGACTAAAATACAGAATTACATCAATCTGAGTTAGTGATAAGTCATTGAAACATTAATTTTGGGTGTAAAACATTTAGAGCTCGATTAGTTTATTGACAAATCAGAAAATGACTCAGCAACTGTTGCAAAATGAAAGGTCATTCTTTGGCTCAATGTAACAATTTGcttctcttctttgtctctttctttgaacaaaacaagtcagctgaagattggttgtttgttttgggaaaactgtaattttttttttttttttttttgcagcttgAGTTCAGATTCCCAGATCATTATTCTCATTActcttcatttcattcagtaaTCGGTTTAATTTATGGTCCAAAATAttcattatctttattttttataagCATTCCTTGCTGTTTCATTCACGTCTCTTATAAACGGCATCTAGTTTGGTCAGTGAGTATCACTTTTGTTCTAGTCattcagtgtgtctgtggtcaTTGTTTAAGCTTGGATGTATCAAGTGAAGCTTTGCATGCAGGACAAATAGAAAGAAGACTGTTCAATCAACATGTCTCCCACTGCATGAATGGTTCTCTGTTCATCAGAGTAACATGTTTGACAAACTCATGTCAGAGCAGGTTTTCTTAATATCTAACGGTAGTTACTGGGACACATAGTTCTGATAGAAAGCTAcgacagctgtgtgtgtgtgtgtggtgtgtgtggtgtgtgttttaaaaaactgtCCTTCACGTGACTGGAGTTTAAATCTCATGTCAGCAAACACTCCCCCTGCTCATGTATCATTTAGCAGGACATTTCTTCTCAGCTTCAGATGTGTTATTTAACCTTGTTCTGACCTCTGGAGGTGAGGAGTGATAAAGATCACAAACAGAAACCAGTGTGTGCTATGAATATAGTTCAGTGGGTGGTCATTTAAATACAGATTTGGCTCCTTATATTTTATACTCCACTGCATCTGTTTGACATTTCAAGTATTAGTCATGTTACCAGTAAGATCTTAAATACATGTAACTTAATCCATGTTTAATTGTTATATATTTAACTGTACAACTACATGTAAAATAGTTTAAATTAATTCCACCTTGATTAGCTGGAATATTAAAATACTTTCTAAACATGAAACCCACCaatctaataatataatatatgaCTGTGCACCACTCACATTGACTATTTTTCTGCATAGAGTATGTTTTGCCTGATAAAACTCATATACTGTTAGTACATTTTCaagtacattttcattgcagtaCTTCTACTTTTAATGaagtatttctacttttactgGAAGATCTGAGTACTTCCACCATTAATAACAATagatttgtgtttgaaaaagtTACAAATGCAGGTACAAGACACAGGTTAAGCATCTCAGGCTTGGCAATTAAATCTTTctaaacaataaatatatactatattaacataataatatcatattACTATGAAGAAAATAAGCTTACTGGTCTCTGTCCTCCTTCTATTCCCATCTTAGCTCTTTTTTGAGCTAAACAAGTGCATGAGCTGCAGCCAGGCGCAAATACTTTGAAATACctgccttttctctttctggaAAGTAGGTTATTTATTGGGCTGATAGCTATCAGGTAGAGATACAGAGTTGGTCGTACAGGACGGTGAGAGTCGAGCATATGTTTTCACTCTCCAGCTTTATCTCTTGTCACGGTGGTTTATTTGATTTCTGCTGTGCCACTGTGGAAAATCCAAAGGCTGAAATATTACTGCTGTCACTccacactgctttaaaaaacaaattcattaatggtatgaaatgaaaaatgaaatcttCAGTTTGATTGTGACAAAATGGCTGAGTTATCTTCAAATTAAATGTGCAAACGTGTAATTACTGTGTATATTTGTCCAAAACTTTAAATGAGTGCTGGTTAGATTTccacatttctgttttgctcAAATTGTTGTTGATTCCAGCATTGCATACTTTTAATGAGATGAACAGTTTTAGAAAGTGTTGCATGAATTATTCGACATAAGATCTTCTGGGACGTCATTAGATCTTTATCTCAACATAATTTATGAGATGCAGTTCTTACGCTGTTCAGAAAACATACTTGACTCTTGATGTTTAGTTTAACAAATTGTACTTTTATGATAAGTCCCCCACTGAACTCAGATCATTTGCTGCTCTAAGGTgagattttatgttttattttgagtggTCTTTAATTGATTTAGCCTCTCAATCACTTTACTATTACCTCCCCGTTATGTGACTTAACCTCCCTTCATTTAGAGTCACTGTAAAGTGTCACcctgtctgctgctctctcacttgtctttcctccctcctctctcctcctcagggGCGCTGCACACGTGAGAACTGTAAATACCTGCACCCACCTCCACACCTGAAAACCCAGCTGGAGATTAACGGGAGGAACAACCTGATCCAGCAGAAGGCCGCGGCGGCCATGTTGGCTCAACAGATGCAGTTCATGCTGCCTGGAACACAGCTGCAGCCCATAGTGAGCAGCCCACACTaaaactgtgacagttttttaaTTAATGCATTTGCCACCAGTCATGCCTGCAGGTAGAAGTTAGAAGAAGATGAATTTGTATCTTTCaacaaaaggcaaaaaacatttctttttctatttaaagATGAAAGCCAAGAAATAGAAATTTCTGCCAAATTCAACCACTGGGTATTTCCAAATACAATTACATAGTTAGTTAATCCCatattgtattttctttttctttttctcatttgaaaCTCTTCTTTATTGAAATAACTTTGGGTGGTTATGGTTTGGATTTTGTTCAGCCATAGTGAAGGTAAAGTGACACGTAGAACTTTATTTATTAtccattatttatgtttttaaatctttatttgcTTCGGAAAGTAATTACATAGCTCTAGGAAATATAATTGTTCACACTACTGTAAAAGTTCCACAGTAGTGGTTATCTTCTCCTAAAGCTGGTGAAACCTCTCCTGTAACCCTCTGCTTTATCTCTCTTGTCTCTGCCGTCGTCCTCCTCCCACAGACAACATTCCCCGTGACGCCCTCCCTGGCAACGAGTCCTAGTATGGCGTTCAGTCCATATCTGAGCCACATGGGTCCAGGCATGGGCTTGATGCCTGAGCTGCTGCCCAGTACTCCCCTGCTGGTCCCTGGGAGTCCCACCGGCCTAGCAGCCATGGGCAACGGCACCTCCGCACAAAAACATGTGCGCACAGACAAGCTGGAGGTATGCAGGCTGCGTgcagttgttgtgtttctatGTTTGGCCAAAGTATGATGAAAGGTAAATGCTGATCGTTACCCCCACCCCCAGGTTTGTCGAGAATTCCAGCGCGGGAACTGCACACGGGGCGAGAGCGACTGCCGCTACGCTCACCCCCTGGAGGCCGGCATGGTGGACTGCAGTGAGAACTCGGTCATCGTCTGCATGGACTACATCAAGGGCCGCTGCAGCAGAGACAAGTGCAAGTACTTCCATCCCCCTGCTCACCTGCAGGCCAGGATCAAGGCTGCGCAGCACCAAGCCAGTCAAAACACAATCACCAACACAGGCTTGGTGAGTCCTTCTCAACTCTGTGACAggaacaaacactgacaactctgttttccttttacCTAAAATAAACATTAGGCAGCGGGTTGAATATTTTATCATCTGCTTTTCTATGATATGTTGAACCctacaacagaaaaacatagGTGTAAACCAATACTCACCTTCTCAAGAGTTACAAGTCAACCTTCATTATATTTGCTTaacactgcagtgaaacagtAGAGGACTTTCTTCTCTGCACTTGGATATTGTTTATGATGCAATGAAGGATCAGGATGTCACAGTATCTCTCAGCCAGCTTGAAATTTGATAATGTTGTCTGGGGATTATGTTTTTCATGAATGTCTGCTACTGTGCGTGTCTGAGCCTGTATCAGTGAAGCTGGCTACAAGGGCTAAAGTTAGCATTGTGAGTGGCTGCAACATAATCAGGTCAGTCTGCAGTGCTGTTAGGTCGCTGTTAGCACTATTCTCTCAAATGGTCACAAATAGTTcatatattcatgtttttaatgtgaaataaatcaaGTGCTAAAGTTGAAAACATTCCTGCATCAGGCGTCACATCTTACTAtgatgtgctgtgttttttcccccatagTTATGTTACTAATATGAACGTAAAGTTATCCTCCACTGCAGTTTGATGTTTCAGCACTGGGCCCATTAGAGAATGAAATCATAGCAATCCCATTTTGCTCTTGGTCTGACCTCTGAGCTGTCCTACATCACCTCACCTCATCTCAGATGCTGCAGTGTCCTCTTGTGGCGGTAAACAGAAATATCCACGTCAACTAGATTTTGTGTCTTAAGAGCACTTATAGATATGACTGTAAATTTACTCTGAGGTAACACCACATAATTCTGATTTTAGTTTCAGGGGAAGTGTTTATATATGGCAGGGGCAGGAGTACTGAAAAAAgggtcatttttttccttcctctggtTCTCCTCCTGGCCAGGCTCTGCCTCCCGGGGTCGTGCAGCCGCTACCAAAGAGGCCAATCTTAGAGAAGAGCAACGGAGCTGCCGCCGCTGTCTTCAACCCCAGCATGTTCCACTACCAGCAAGCCCTGGCCAACATGCAGCTCCAGCAACCAGCCTTTATCCCCACTGGTGAGTCTCCACACACAGTCCACCCAGTGTTAAGACACAGAGGGGCTAAATTATTTGCCATGGACTCTTGGAACTACAGGGAGTCACAGCTGTAGTGGTAACAGTATGCATGCTGTGCCTGTGCAAGGCTTCTCTTCTGGGTAACACGCTCGTCTTTACCTCTTCTATCACACCATgcctctcttccttcttctgtctgtctgtgttgcttGTATTTGATTCTCTCTTGCTTGACGTGTGATGAGAGTTGTTGAAGCCATAAACAAAGTTAGAAAAGCATCAGTACAGACATGGTTGGTGCATGCACTGCAGGATCTTGGAGATCTCAGGAGAACAAGTTGCATGTTGGTTGAATGTAGCAGCTAGCTGTGTAAACAAAGAAAGTGAGATAGAACAAAGGACAACCATTTTTAAAGTCTCATGACATGATTTTGACTTAGATTTCCTTCCATGGTTTGTGTGTTAAACTGGATGTTTGGTTGTTACTTAATACCTGGAGAGACTTGATTTAAATGgtttaatttaaatttgaagGAACACACAGTAGCAGGAAATGtataatcacattttatttgatgaCATTAGTACTGAAACTATTAGTCAGTTAATTGTTttggatttgctgcttttctctgttttatttgctAGTAATGGTGACTTGAATATCTGGATTTTGAAGTGTTGGTCAGAAATTTTATGCAGTTTGAAAGTGTCAAAATTTATGatgcacatttttcacttttctctgttctttcacAGGTTAAACAATTAGTCCAGTTAatttaaaagagaaatgaaaataattgccTTTGCAGCCCCAGATGAAACGTTTATATACTGGAAGATGTGTCAGTGAAATGAGGcattaaatgttgtttatcAAAATGCTTGAaagtgcattttgttttcatctatGTGGCAAGGGACACGTGTGTGTTGACACTGAAGAGACATTGTTCAGTTCATGGGAACTGTAAAGAAGCAGTGGTTAGTGAAAGGCTGGAGGGCTGTCAGACATGAATTATTGAGA belongs to Lates calcarifer isolate ASB-BC8 linkage group LG8, TLL_Latcal_v3, whole genome shotgun sequence and includes:
- the mbnl3 gene encoding muscleblind-like protein 3 isoform X3 — its product is MAVSMTMGRDTKWLTLEVCREFQRGTCSRSDAECKFAHPSRSCHVENGRVIACFDSLKGRCTRENCKYLHPPPHLKTQLEINGRNNLIQQKAAAAMLAQQMQFMLPGTQLQPITTFPVTPSLATSPSMAFSPYLSHMGPGMGLMPELLPSTPLLVPGSPTGLAAMGNGTSAQKHVRTDKLEVCREFQRGNCTRGESDCRYAHPLEAGMVDCSENSVIVCMDYIKGRCSRDKCKYFHPPAHLQARIKAAQHQASQNTITNTGLALPPGVVQPLPKRPILEKSNGAAAAVFNPSMFHYQQALANMQLQQPAFIPTGLMKTPTPLAAEGDWERREWSSCRQNPSCFLSVPGLSGEGTPFPMMHGATTSTVSSASTPVTNVPFAESAASNQ
- the mbnl3 gene encoding muscleblind-like protein 3 isoform X5; this encodes MAVSMTMGRDTKWLTLEVCREFQRGTCSRSDAECKFAHPSRSCHVENGRVIACFDSLKGRCTRENCKYLHPPPHLKTQLEINGRNNLIQQKAAAAMLAQQMQFMLPGTQLQPITTFPVTPSLATSPSMAFSPYLSHMGPGMGLMPELLPSTPLLVPGSPTGLAAMGNGTSAQKHVRTDKLEVCREFQRGNCTRGESDCRYAHPLEAGMVDCSENSVIVCMDYIKGRCSRDKCKYFHPPAHLQARIKAAQHQASQNTITNTGLALPPGVVQPLPKRPILEKSNGAAAAVFNPSMFHYQQALANMQLQQPAFIPTVPMMHGATTSTVSSASTPVTNVPFAESAASNQIPRSF
- the mbnl3 gene encoding muscleblind-like protein 3 isoform X1 encodes the protein MAVSMTMGRDTKWLTLEVCREFQRGTCSRSDAECKFAHPSRSCHVENGRVIACFDSLKGRCTRENCKYLHPPPHLKTQLEINGRNNLIQQKAAAAMLAQQMQFMLPGTQLQPITTFPVTPSLATSPSMAFSPYLSHMGPGMGLMPELLPSTPLLVPGSPTGLAAMGNGTSAQKHVRTDKLEVCREFQRGNCTRGESDCRYAHPLEAGMVDCSENSVIVCMDYIKGRCSRDKCKYFHPPAHLQARIKAAQHQASQNTITNTGLALPPGVVQPLPKRPILEKSNGAAAAVFNPSMFHYQQALANMQLQQPAFIPTGLMKTPTPLAAEGDWERREWSSCRQNPSCFLSVPGLSGEGTPFPMMHGATTSTVSSASTPVTNVPFAESAASNQIPRSF
- the mbnl3 gene encoding muscleblind-like protein 3 isoform X4; amino-acid sequence: MAVSMTMGRDTKWLTLEVCREFQRGTCSRSDAECKFAHPSRSCHVENGRVIACFDSLKGRCTRENCKYLHPPPHLKTQLEINGRNNLIQQKAAAAMLAQQMQFMLPGTQLQPITTFPVTPSLATSPSMAFSPYLSHMGPGMGLMPELLPSTPLLVPGSPTGLAAMGNGTSAQKHVRTDKLEVCREFQRGNCTRGESDCRYAHPLEAGMVDCSENSVIVCMDYIKGRCSRDKCKYFHPPAHLQARIKAAQHQASQNTITNTGLALPPGVVQPLPKRPILEKSNGAAAAVFNPSMFHYQQALANMQLQQPAFIPTGLMKTPTPLAAEGDWERREWSSCRQNPSCFLSVPGLSVPMMHGATTSTVSSASTPVTNVPFAESAASNQ
- the mbnl3 gene encoding muscleblind-like protein 3 isoform X2 → MAVSMTMGRDTKWLTLEVCREFQRGTCSRSDAECKFAHPSRSCHVENGRVIACFDSLKGRCTRENCKYLHPPPHLKTQLEINGRNNLIQQKAAAAMLAQQMQFMLPGTQLQPITTFPVTPSLATSPSMAFSPYLSHMGPGMGLMPELLPSTPLLVPGSPTGLAAMGNGTSAQKHVRTDKLEVCREFQRGNCTRGESDCRYAHPLEAGMVDCSENSVIVCMDYIKGRCSRDKCKYFHPPAHLQARIKAAQHQASQNTITNTGLALPPGVVQPLPKRPILEKSNGAAAAVFNPSMFHYQQALANMQLQQPAFIPTGLMKTPTPLAAEGDWERREWSSCRQNPSCFLSVPGLSVPMMHGATTSTVSSASTPVTNVPFAESAASNQIPRSF
- the mbnl3 gene encoding muscleblind-like protein 3 isoform X6 — protein: MAVSMTMGRDTKWLTLEVCREFQRGTCSRSDAECKFAHPSRSCHVENGRVIACFDSLKGRCTRENCKYLHPPPHLKTQLEINGRNNLIQQKAAAAMLAQQMQFMLPGTQLQPITTFPVTPSLATSPSMAFSPYLSHMGPGMGLMPELLPSTPLLVPGSPTGLAAMGNGTSAQKHVRTDKLEVCREFQRGNCTRGESDCRYAHPLEAGMVDCSENSVIVCMDYIKGRCSRDKCKYFHPPAHLQARIKAAQHQASQNTITNTGLALPPGVVQPLPKRPILEKSNGAAAAVFNPSMFHYQQALANMQLQQPAFIPTVPMMHGATTSTVSSASTPVTNVPFAESAASNQ
- the mbnl3 gene encoding muscleblind-like protein 3 isoform X7 codes for the protein MAVSMTMGRDTKWLTLEVCREFQRGTCSRSDAECKFAHPSRSCHVENGRVIACFDSLKGRCTRENCKYLHPPPHLKTQLEINGRNNLIQQKAAAAMLAQQMQFMLPGTQLQPITTFPVTPSLATSPSMAFSPYLSHMGPGMGLMPELLPSTPLLVPGSPTGLAAMGNGTSAQKHVRTDKLEVCREFQRGNCTRGESDCRYAHPLEAGMVDCSENSVIVCMDYIKGRCSRDKCKYFHPPAHLQARIKAAQHQASQNTITNTGLALPPGVVQPLPKRPILEKSNGAAAAVFNPSMFHYQQALANMQLQQPAFIPTVDPSELLTSDPVELQCVPMETHFCPVPKLLVAAPVALNSVSLSRNPS